In the Mytilus galloprovincialis chromosome 10, xbMytGall1.hap1.1, whole genome shotgun sequence genome, one interval contains:
- the LOC143049984 gene encoding nucleoporin Nup43-like, whose amino-acid sequence MADIRATFVSQKISKIRWKNIVKNSLEGPDTFVTGSWDDEENKVCLWKVNREKKFDEGDGRGTEGDVDNDPIPICEASHIGDVTGLEFISEDHIVSSSSSGTVTLYKHHTSSQTLGNSHQWERLHHHCNKPCPCTCLAVREDCIITAGEDGRINVLNIAQKDPSRTIGKADSCTVNGVIFLKQFEFLTVNSTGQLKIYDLRSKSDDPAQTLSVTGDLTPLQCVDKHPSQSHIVATGGDDGTLGIWDLRQDKFPVSLMEAHSSTVWELKFHKTSPDHLFTCSDDGSLWHWDSTQINSFSMAAINHYSGTGAGSGGGSLPSQTTVNPWLETEIAKNKMEITSLLSDKSLPINSLDITGHALICGNDGETIFTLNLPALR is encoded by the exons atggctgaCATAAGAGCAACATTTGTTTCACAGAAAATCAGCAAAATCAGATGGaaaaacattgtaaaaaataGTCTTGAGGGACCAGACACATTTGTTACAGGAAGCTGGGATGATGAG GAAAATAAAGTATGTTTATGGAAAGTtaatagagaaaagaaatttGATGAAGGAGATGGCAGGGGAACAGAAGGGGATGTTGATAATGACCCAATACCTATCTGTGAGGCCTCTCATATAGGAGATGTAACAGGGCTAGAG ttcatTTCAGAAGATCATATTGTATCATCTTCATCATCAGGAACAGTAACATTATATAAACATCACACAAGTTCACAG acACTTGGTAACTCTCATCAGTGGGAGAGACTTCATCATCACTGTAACAAACCATGTCCATGTACCTGTCTGGCCGTCAGAGAAGACTGCATAATAACAGCTGGTGAAGATGGCAGGATTAATGTACTAAATATAGCTCAGAAAGACCCAAGTAGAACAATAG GAAAAGCTGACAGCTGTACAGTAAATGGTGTTATATTCCTGAAACAGTTTGAATTTCTTACCGTAAATAGTACAGGCCAACTTAAAATATATGACTTACGGAGTAAATCTGATGACCCTGCCCAAACTTTGTCTGT GACAGGAGATTTAACCCCTTTACAATGTGTGGATAAGCATCCTAGTCAGTCCCATATAGTGGCTACCGGTGGGGATGATGGTACCCTAGGGATCTGGGACTTACGGCAAGATAAATTTCCAGTATCACTCATGGAGGCACACTCAAGCACTG tgtgggagttaaaatttcataaaacaagtCCAGACCATTTATTTACATGTTCGGATGATGGTAGTTTATGGCATTGGGATTCCACACAAATAAATTCCTTTTCTATGGCAGCAATTAATCATTATTCAGGAACAG GTGCAGGATCTGGTGGTGGTTCTCTCCCGTCACAAACGACAGTCAATCCGTGGTTAGAAACAGAAATCGCTAAGAACAAAATGGAGATCACATCATTATTATCTGACAAATCACTTCCCATTAATTCATTAGACATTACAGGTCATGCTTTAATCTGTGGCAATGACGGAGAGACAATATTCACATTGAATCTACCAGCATTAAGATAG
- the LOC143049982 gene encoding uncharacterized protein LOC143049982 — protein MAGGVFHVEFGINETSLTRALESGSYGAAERLIRENINPSYLDEGCYQRTPLFICLCGTDEEQTKVRPRHLYLAKLLVERGVNVNLRVPTTYFGSEYEGPGKTALELLTDFYNDLTKTPNLHSNQIWSGYLSTWDPHVDLVIGLNKQYLTAPEDVIEHVEDLIFVILSNGGDPNIHDVCKLTPLHKTAIYSHDDRLLRLLCENGANINAVDRKGNSPLLSMCDTSCTDMYEYLEDLSLCSDDTLEDNSASLCVKQDFLTYMLTIKDTEVNIQNSRGQTALFHCVIRGDISACNKLLKKGANAALRGTVWETRKQKRKMSPIFASFLSIPIQRSLNWRNLHSELASAPHQYGHLVDMGYFNRKEIVEEMSEYLENDFPEFLHLRSVCDKLVNYMFGRTSSTLQQTATRVIFKQCFLGKTCSLTQLMPADTLKQRFSDADLSNLDVYDEYINFVLNKTVLRALVDKLNLPHDSILSFEIELLLHQMASRFGACKVLPPENMFNGESDSSISSDDSNNSSFSPDEGDSDLEYW, from the exons ATGGCTGGTGGTGTGTTTCATGTTGAGTTTGGCATCAATGAAACCTCTTTGACTAGAGCCTTAGAAAGTGGCAGCTATGGTGCAGCAGAAAGATTGATTAGAGAGAATATTAATCCATCTTATCTAGATGAAG gttGTTACCAGAGAACACCtttgtttatatgtttatgtgGTACAGATGAGGAACAGACAAAAGTTCGACCCCGCCATTTGTATCTAGCCAAACTTTTAGTAGAGAGAGGTGTAAATGTTAATCTACGAGTGCCAACA ACATATTTTGGAAGTGAATATGAAGGACCAGGAAAAACAGCTTTAGAACTactaactgatttttataatgatCTGACAAAAACTCCAAATCTCCATAGCAATCAGATATG GTCAGGTTACCTCAGTACATGGGATCCACATGTAGATCTGGTCATAGGATTAAATAAACAATATCTGACCGCACCAGAGGACGTTATAGAACACGTGGAGGATCTTATCTTTGTCATACTGA GTAATGGTGGAGACCCAAACATTCATGATGTATGTAAACTAACACCACTTCACAAAACAGCTATATATAGCCATGATGATAGACTGTTACGCTTACTATGTGAAAATGGTGCTAATATCAATGCTGTAGATCGGAAAGGGAATTCCCCATTATTGTCTATGTGTGATACATCATGTACAGATATGTATGAGTACTTAGAAGATCTTTCACTGTGTAGTGACGACACACTTGAGGACAATAGTGCAAGTTTGTGTGTAAAACAAGATTTCCTCACGTACATGTTGACTATCAAAGATACAGAG GTTAATATTCAAAACAGTCGAGGTCAGACAGCCTTATTCCACTGTGTGATAAGAGGGGATATCAGTGCTTGTAACAAACTGCTGAAGAAAGGTGCTAATGCTGCCCTCAGGGGTACTGTGTGGGAAACACGTAAACAAAAAag AAAAATGTCACCAATATTTGCAAGTTTTTTGTCCATTCCAATACAACGATCATTAAACTGGAGAAATCTACATAGTGAACTAGCATCAGCTCCACACCAGTATGGTCATCTAGTAGATATGG gtTACTTTAACAGGAAGGAAATTGTAGAAGAAATGTCAGAGTATTTGGAGAATGATTTTCCTGAGTTTCTTCATTTAAGATCTGTTTGTGACAAACTTGTGAACTACATGTTTGGTCGAACTTCTTCTACCCTGCAACAAACTGCTACACGGGTAATTTTCAAACAGTGTTTTCTGGGAAAAACTTGCTCATTAACCCAACTGATGCCAGCAGACACACTGAAACAAAGATTCTCTGATGCAGATCTGAGTAACTTAGATGTTTATGATGAATATATCAATTTTGTGCTAAATAAAACGGTTCTAAGAGCATTAGTTGACAAACTGAATCTTCCTCATGACTCCATTTTGAGTTTTGAGATTGAGCTACTACTGCACCAGATGGCAAGCCGCTTTGGAGCTTGTAAAGTTCTGCCACCAGAGAACATGTTCAATGGAGAAAGTGATAGTAGTATTAGTAGTGATGATAGTAACAATTCATCCTTCAGTCCTGATGAAGGGGACTCAGATTTAGAATACTGGTGA